A window of the Mycobacteriales bacterium genome harbors these coding sequences:
- the polA gene encoding DNA polymerase I has translation MAAVATDTSERRPRLLLLDGHSLAYRAFFALPVENFSTTTGQPTNAVYGFTAMLINVLRDEAPTHVAVAFDVGRHTFRTEAYAEYKATRKETPTDFRGQVALIHEVLSALTIPSLELEGFEADDIIATLAVEAQDDMDVLIVTGDRDVLQLVNDSVTVLMTRRGISDMTRFTPTAVEEKYGLTPAQYPDFAALRGDPSDNLPSIPGVGEKTAAKWVRDFGSLDDLVARVDEVPGKAGVALREHLADVVRNRQLTELRRDVPLDLHPADLALGQWDRETLNTLFDTLQFRVLRERLYQTLSVAEPVTVDAGFELDGRVLAPGDIALWLGEHARGHERHGLSIAGTWGRGTGVVTGLAIAAPDGTAAYIDPEQLTGDDEQALAAWLADPEVAKAAHDVKGPVLALVERGWTLAGVTTDTALAAYIALPGQRSFDLADLAIRYLHRELRAETAADGQLSLDGSLEEDAAAAEMLRAKAILDLAAALGAVLEDRGGSRLLTELELPLTGLLAEMERAGIAADVDWLAELEARFAGEVKRAAELAYSTIGHEVNLGSPKQLQQVLFEELGLPKTKKIKTGYTTDADALQELYLKTGHPFLEHLLRHRDVARLKTVVDSLIPMVDEHNRVHTTFNQLVAATGRLSSTDPNLQNIPVRTLEGREIRKAFIVGSGYECLLTADYSQIEMRIMAHLSRDAGLIDAFTSGEDLHTFVAAGAFGIPVAEVQPEQRRRIKAMSYGLAYGLSAYGLGAQLGITPDEAREQMDAYFARFGGVRDYLSGVVDAARRDGYTQTILGRRRYLPDLTSDNGQRRQMAERMALNAPIQGSAADIIKLAMLRVRSALEAKSLQSRLLLQVHDELVLEVGQGEREAVEDIVRHEMGAAYALDVPLDVSVGVGRSWDDAAH, from the coding sequence ATGGCTGCGGTTGCCACGGACACCTCGGAGAGGCGGCCCCGGCTGCTTCTCCTCGACGGCCACTCGCTGGCCTACCGGGCCTTCTTCGCGCTTCCGGTCGAGAACTTCTCGACCACGACCGGGCAGCCGACCAACGCGGTCTACGGCTTCACCGCGATGCTGATCAACGTCCTGCGCGACGAGGCGCCCACCCATGTGGCCGTGGCCTTCGACGTCGGCCGGCACACCTTCCGGACCGAGGCGTACGCCGAGTACAAGGCGACCCGGAAGGAGACCCCGACAGACTTCCGTGGCCAGGTCGCTCTGATCCACGAGGTGCTGTCCGCGCTGACCATCCCGTCGCTCGAGCTGGAGGGGTTCGAGGCCGACGACATCATCGCCACCCTGGCGGTCGAGGCCCAGGACGACATGGACGTCCTCATCGTCACCGGCGACCGTGACGTCCTCCAGCTGGTCAACGACAGCGTGACCGTCCTGATGACCCGCCGCGGCATCAGTGACATGACCCGCTTCACCCCGACCGCGGTCGAGGAGAAGTACGGGCTGACGCCCGCGCAGTACCCCGACTTTGCCGCCCTCCGCGGCGATCCGAGTGACAACCTGCCCTCGATCCCCGGCGTCGGGGAGAAGACCGCGGCAAAGTGGGTGCGGGACTTCGGCTCGCTGGACGACCTGGTCGCGCGAGTCGACGAGGTGCCGGGCAAGGCCGGTGTCGCGCTTCGCGAGCACCTGGCTGACGTGGTCCGCAACCGGCAGCTCACCGAGCTGCGCAGGGACGTCCCGCTCGACCTGCACCCCGCCGACCTCGCACTGGGCCAGTGGGATCGCGAGACGCTGAACACCCTGTTCGACACCCTGCAGTTCCGCGTGCTTCGTGAGCGGCTCTACCAGACCCTCTCGGTCGCCGAGCCGGTGACCGTCGATGCCGGGTTCGAGCTCGACGGGCGGGTCCTCGCGCCCGGCGACATCGCGCTGTGGCTCGGGGAGCACGCCCGGGGTCACGAGCGGCACGGCCTCTCGATCGCCGGCACGTGGGGGCGCGGGACCGGCGTGGTGACCGGGCTCGCGATCGCGGCTCCCGACGGCACGGCGGCGTACATCGACCCCGAGCAGCTGACCGGCGACGACGAGCAGGCGCTCGCCGCCTGGCTGGCCGACCCGGAGGTCGCCAAGGCCGCGCACGACGTGAAGGGTCCGGTGCTGGCCCTCGTCGAGCGCGGCTGGACCCTCGCCGGGGTCACGACGGACACCGCACTGGCGGCCTACATCGCGTTGCCCGGCCAGCGCTCGTTCGACCTGGCCGACCTGGCCATCCGCTACCTGCACCGCGAGCTGCGCGCCGAGACCGCCGCGGACGGCCAGCTCTCCCTCGACGGCTCGCTCGAGGAAGACGCGGCTGCGGCGGAGATGCTGCGGGCGAAGGCGATTCTCGACCTCGCCGCGGCGCTGGGAGCGGTTCTGGAGGACCGGGGCGGTTCGCGGCTGCTCACCGAGCTCGAGCTGCCGCTCACCGGGTTGCTCGCCGAGATGGAGCGGGCCGGCATCGCCGCCGACGTCGACTGGCTGGCCGAGCTCGAGGCGCGGTTCGCCGGCGAGGTGAAGCGAGCGGCCGAGCTCGCGTACTCCACGATCGGTCACGAGGTGAACCTCGGTTCGCCCAAGCAGCTCCAGCAGGTCCTGTTCGAGGAGCTTGGCCTGCCGAAGACGAAGAAGATCAAGACCGGGTACACCACCGACGCCGATGCCCTTCAGGAGCTCTACCTCAAGACCGGGCATCCCTTCCTCGAGCACCTGCTCCGGCACCGCGATGTCGCGCGGCTGAAGACCGTCGTCGACTCGTTGATCCCGATGGTCGACGAGCACAACCGGGTCCACACGACGTTCAACCAGCTGGTGGCCGCCACCGGCCGGCTGTCCAGCACCGACCCGAACCTGCAGAACATCCCGGTGCGCACGCTGGAGGGCCGGGAGATTCGCAAGGCGTTCATCGTCGGCTCCGGCTACGAGTGCCTGCTCACCGCGGACTACTCGCAGATCGAGATGCGGATCATGGCTCACCTCTCCCGCGACGCGGGCCTGATCGACGCGTTCACCTCGGGCGAGGACCTGCACACCTTCGTCGCCGCCGGCGCGTTCGGCATCCCGGTCGCCGAGGTGCAGCCCGAGCAGCGGCGCCGGATCAAGGCGATGTCCTACGGGCTGGCCTACGGGTTGTCGGCGTACGGGCTGGGCGCCCAGCTCGGCATCACGCCCGACGAGGCGCGCGAACAGATGGATGCGTACTTCGCACGCTTCGGTGGCGTGCGCGACTACCTGTCCGGCGTCGTCGATGCCGCGCGCCGCGACGGCTACACGCAGACAATCCTCGGCCGGCGCCGCTACCTGCCCGACCTGACCAGCGACAACGGGCAGCGTCGGCAGATGGCCGAGCGGATGGCGCTGAACGCGCCGATCCAAGGGTCAGCCGCGGACATCATCAAGCTCGCCATGCTGCGCGTGCGCTCGGCGCTGGAGGCCAAGTCGCTGCAGTCCCGCCTGTTGCTCCAGGTCCACGACGAGCTCGTGCTGGAGGTCGGCCAGGGAGAGCGTGAGGCGGTCGAGGACATCGTGCGCCACGAGATGGGCGCCGCCTACGCGCTGGACGTGCCGCTCGACGTCTCGGTCGGCGTCGGCAGAAGCTGGGACGACGCCGCCCACTGA
- a CDS encoding GNAT family N-acetyltransferase, translating to MARPMVLTRPATAADLPVLISLWDELRQSGGRAARAVNPLSGVDAKDRLRCVLEDPGCRVVIACAGDAPAGMAIMRIARPDPLTDNELVYMPHVVVSPLFRHRGVGHALVAAAVDYASERHVDHIAVGVYPALRETNRFFARLGFAPAAMQRIAPVAGLRRRLGSDWSSSLHSDAVRRRTRIVRPMPVRPVRQPVPERAEP from the coding sequence GTGGCACGACCGATGGTGCTGACCAGGCCGGCCACGGCGGCCGATCTCCCCGTCCTCATCAGCCTCTGGGACGAGCTGCGGCAGTCCGGCGGCCGCGCGGCTCGAGCGGTGAACCCGCTCTCGGGTGTCGATGCGAAGGACCGCCTGAGGTGCGTCCTCGAGGACCCGGGCTGCCGAGTTGTCATCGCGTGTGCCGGCGACGCACCGGCCGGCATGGCCATCATGCGCATCGCGCGCCCCGACCCGCTCACCGACAACGAGCTGGTTTACATGCCGCACGTCGTCGTGTCACCGCTGTTCCGTCACCGCGGGGTCGGCCACGCGCTGGTTGCAGCCGCGGTCGACTACGCCTCGGAGCGCCACGTCGACCACATCGCGGTCGGCGTCTATCCGGCCCTGCGCGAGACCAACCGGTTCTTCGCCCGGCTCGGGTTCGCCCCGGCCGCGATGCAGCGGATCGCTCCGGTGGCCGGCCTGCGCCGCCGGCTGGGCAGCGACTGGTCGTCCAGCCTGCACTCGGACGCGGTACGCCGCCGGACCCGCATCGTTCGCCCGATGCCGGTGCGCCCGGTGCGACAGCCCGTGCCGGAGCGCGCCGAGCCCTGA
- a CDS encoding response regulator has translation MSEARSHRVVIAEDEALIRLDLKEMLTSEGYVVVGEAANGQDAIELAESLRPDLVILDVKMPGLDGISAAEQIVANASAAVIMLTAFSQRELVERAADAGAMAYLVKPFDRSDLVPAIEVAVSRHQQLTALAAEVADLAERLETRKLLDRAKSKLQADQGMSEAEAFRWIQKTSMDRRTTMRAVAAAVLDVNPATATS, from the coding sequence GTGAGTGAGGCGCGGTCGCATCGGGTGGTCATTGCCGAGGATGAGGCACTGATCCGGCTCGATCTTAAGGAGATGCTGACCAGCGAGGGATACGTCGTCGTCGGTGAGGCGGCGAACGGGCAGGACGCGATCGAGCTCGCCGAGTCGCTGCGGCCGGACCTGGTCATCCTCGACGTCAAGATGCCTGGACTCGACGGCATCTCCGCCGCGGAGCAGATCGTCGCGAACGCGAGCGCGGCGGTCATCATGCTGACCGCGTTCAGCCAACGCGAGCTGGTTGAGCGCGCCGCCGATGCCGGCGCGATGGCATACCTGGTCAAGCCGTTCGACCGCAGCGACCTGGTCCCGGCCATCGAGGTCGCGGTGAGCCGGCATCAGCAGCTGACCGCGCTCGCAGCTGAAGTCGCCGACCTTGCGGAACGGCTGGAAACCCGCAAGCTGCTCGACCGCGCAAAGAGCAAGCTGCAGGCCGATCAAGGCATGTCGGAGGCCGAGGCGTTCCGCTGGATCCAGAAGACCTCGATGGATCGACGTACCACGATGCGTGCGGTCGCAGCCGCCGTGCTCGATGTGAACCCGGCAACCGCGACGTCCTGA